CGAACAAAGATACAACCGACAATTTTGGGAATCCGCTGATGGCCGACCGAGATGTGCTCAATGTCCTGCTGGTTGGACTGGACAACCGCGAGGATACAACTGAGGGCGGAAGATCCGACAGCATGATTATCCTTTCATTGAACCAGAAGACAAAAAGGATAATTATGACTTCAATTATGAGGGATACATATGTGCCTATCGCCGGCCATGGCAGCAACAGGCTCAACTCTGCATATTCCTTCGGCGGTATGAACCTGCTGATAAGCACTATTCAAAAGAATTTCGATATAAAAATCAACAGATACGTTACAGTTGACTTTGCTAAATTCATCAACATTGTCGACCAGCTTGGCGGGGTCGAGATTGAAGTCAGCGACAAAGAGGTACCTGTATTGAACAATTACGTCGCTGAAATCAACAGGATACAGAAAAAGCCCCTGAAGGACGGAGCCATATCCCACGGCGGCAAGCTGCTGCTCAACGGAAAGCAGGCCCTTGCCTATTCGCGTATCCGTTATGTCGGTAACGCCGATTTTGAGCGTACGCACCGCCAGCGGATTGTGCTCAATACTATCTTTAACAAACTTAAACAGCAAAACGTGCTCCAGCTTACTTTCCTTCTCAATACAATACTCCCGGAGATTACGACCGATTTGACACAAGATGAATTAAGAGGTCTTGTCTTAAATTCACTGACCTATAAGAACTATGACATAGTACAAAACCGCATCCCGATTGACGGCTCATACACAGGTAAAAAAATTAACGGCATGGATGTTCTTGTTGTTGACTTCGACAAGAATATCGAATCCTTAAAATCAGTTATTTTTGGTACAAGCTTATCGCCGAATAAACAAAGCATGTGAACTAGGAGTATCTTCCAACTATGGATATTAAAATAATAATTGCAACACACAAAAAGTTTTGGATGCCTGAAGACGAGATCTACCTCCCTCTCCATGTTGGCAAAAAAGGCAAGCCCTCCTTGGGTTATGCTGGGGATGACACAGGGGAAAATATTTCAGAGAAAAATCCAAACTACTGTGAATTGA
This DNA window, taken from [Clostridium] cellulosi, encodes the following:
- a CDS encoding hypothetical protein (Family membership) — encoded protein: MKYKGRKKLSIKQKVLIAISSILCLVLIAGLCGYLYLNSMINKVNFQNLSSNNSAAPNKDTTDNFGNPLMADRDVLNVLLVGLDNREDTTEGGRSDSMIILSLNQKTKRIIMTSIMRDTYVPIAGHGSNRLNSAYSFGGMNLLISTIQKNFDIKINRYVTVDFAKFINIVDQLGGVEIEVSDKEVPVLNNYVAEINRIQKKPLKDGAISHGGKLLLNGKQALAYSRIRYVGNADFERTHRQRIVLNTIFNKLKQQNVLQLTFLLNTILPEITTDLTQDELRGLVLNSLTYKNYDIVQNRIPIDGSYTGKKINGMDVLVVDFDKNIESLKSVIFGTSLSPNKQSM